A stretch of the Malus sylvestris chromosome 10, drMalSylv7.2, whole genome shotgun sequence genome encodes the following:
- the LOC126586134 gene encoding serine carboxypeptidase-like 42 — protein sequence MCRCWFSGVLIVLECVWLVLLGAVEGYPAEDLVVSLPGQPSVGFKQYAGYVDVDVKAGRSLFYYFVEADEQPDKKPLTLWLNGGPGCSSVGGGAFTELGPFYPTGDGRGLRRNPMSWNRASNLLFVESPAGVGWSYSNTSSDYDSGDASTARDMHTFLMKWYEKFPTFRSRELFLTGESYAGHYIPQLAIAILDHNKQSTGFKFNLKGVALGNPLLRLDRDAPATYEYFWSHGMISDETGLTIMNECDFDDYVLGNPHNVSHQCNKAISQANQIVGEYINNYDVILDVCYPSIVEQELRLRKMATKISVGVDVCMTFERRFYLNLPEVQKALHANRTNLPYPWSMCSRILNYSDTDGSINILPLLTRIVQNRIPVWVFSGDQDSVVPLLGSRTLVRELAHDLKFPITVPYGAWFHKGQVGGWATEYGNLLTFATVRGAAHMVPYAQPSRALHLFSAFVRGRRLPNTARPSIDE from the exons ATGTGTAGGTGTTGGTTTAGTGGGGTTTTGATTGTGTTGGAGTGTGTGTGGTTGGTGCTGCTGGGTGCAGTGGAGGGATACCCAGCTGAGGATCTGGTGGTGAGCCTGCCTGGTCAGCCAAGTGTTGGGTTCAAGCAGTATGCTGGGTATGTTGATGTGGATGTGAAAGCTGGGAGGAGCTTGTTTTACTACTTTGTTGAAGCAGATGAGCAGCCTGACAAGAAGCCCCTCACTCTTTGGCTCAATGGAG GTCCAGGTTGTTCCTCCGTTGGCGGAGGTGCCTTCACCGAGCTGGGTCCATTTTATCCAACAGGTGACGGCAGAGGCCTCCGGAGAAATCCAATGTCATGGAACAGAG CATCAAATCTCCTTTTTGTTGAGTCTCCTGCTGGAGTAGGATGGTCATACTCGAATACAAGTTCGGATTATGACTCTGGGGATGCCTCAACTG CAAGGGATATGCACACATTCTTGATGAAATGGTATGAAAAGTTTCCAACTTTCAGATCCCGAGAGTTGTTTCTTACAGGAGAAAGCTATGCAG GGCACTACATACCGCAATTGGCTATTGCCATATTGGACCATAATAAACAATCAACTGGTTTCAAGTTCAATCTCAAAGGGGTTGCT CTTGGGAATCCACTGCTGAGACTTGATCGTGATGCTCCGGCAACATATGAATATTTTTGGTCTCATGGAATGATTTCTGATGAAACTGGCCTTACTATCATGAATGAATGCGATTTTGACGATTATGTCTTGGGAAATCCTCACAATGTAAGCCATCAATGCAACAAAGCAATATCTCAAGCCAATCAGATCGTTGGTGAGTACATAAACAATTACGACGTGATTCTTGATGTTTGTTATCCATCTATAGTGGAGCAAGAGTTGAGACTGCGGAAAATG GCTACTAAGATAAGTGTTGGAGTTGATGTATGTATGACGTTTGAAAGACGTTTTTATTTGAACCTTCCCGAAGTTCAGAAAGCCCTTCATGCAAATCGTACAAACTTGCCTTATCCATGGAGTATGTGCAGTCG CATTCTTAATTACAGCGATACAGATGGTAGCATTAACATCCTTCCCTTGCTCACAAGGATAGTTCAAAACCGTATACCCGTTTGGGTTTTCAG TGGGGATCAAGATTCCGTTGTACCATTATTGGGCTCTCGGACACTGGTGCGTGAACTAGCACACGACCTAAAGTTCCCAATAACAGTCCCATACGGAGCTTGGTTTCACAAAGGCCAG GTGGGCGGTTGGGCTACAGAGTACGGAAATCTGTTGACGTTTGCCACGGTAAGGGGGGCTGCTCATATGGTGCCCTATGCTCAACCTTCAAGAGCACTGCACCTCTTCAGTGCATTTGTTCGTGGTCGGAGACTGCCCAACACAGCGCGTCCTTCCATTGACGAGTAA
- the LOC126586129 gene encoding putative UDP-glucuronate:xylan alpha-glucuronosyltransferase 3 isoform X2: MRGHSPTTTPIEPRHRLSSPPYEDANKRRPQRNKVLKDIEKALHLHAQERILNCKPTLKLVLIVLVFGTFVTLFLSSAVYNTDHLSSSVSQLTSQRRWMRMSVPADLRYVSSLQINWNEILDFVEKLTHKNDYRRIGLLNFNDNEIDNWKELFPDSEQVVLHLNYAPNNVTWESLYPEWIDEEQESEVPACPSLPQIQIPESSPLDLVAVKLPCNKSGSWSRDVARLHLQLEAARLAALSQGYHPVHVLLVTDCFPIPNLFTCKDLVRHEGNAWLYEPKLNTLREKLQLPVGSCELALPLKAKDFDSKRPNREAYATILHSADVYVCGAIAAAQSIRMAGSTRDLVILVDETITQYHRGGLAAAGWKIHTIQRIRNPKAEAEAYNEWNYSKFRLWQLTDYDKIIFIDADMLILRNIDFLFQMPEISATGNNATLFNSGVMVVEPSNCTFQLLMDHINEIVSYNGGDQGYLNEVYTWWHRIPKHMNFLKHFWEGDEPKIKQMKTHLFQADPPMLYVLHYLGNKPWLCFRDYDCNWNVDFMQEFASDVAHKTWWKVHDAMPGNLQKFCWLRTEQKAGLEWDRRQAEKANYTDGHWKIKIEDKRLKTCNEEFCSWKNMLRHWGEKNWTDNAIVTPTLPALTT; this comes from the exons ATGAGAGGTCACTCCCCTACTACTACTCCCATTGAACCCAGACACCGCCTTTCTTCACCACCTTA TGAAGACGCCAACAAAAGAAGGCCCCAGAGAAACAAAGTTCTTAAAGATATTGAAAAGGCCCTCCACCTTCATGCTCAAGAAAGAATCTTAAACTGCAAGCCTACCTTGAAACTGGTGTTGATCGTTCTCGTATTCGGGACTTTTGTGACGCTCTTCCTCTCTTCTGCTGTTTATAATACAGATCACCTCTCCAGCTCTGTATCTCA GCTAACTTCTCAACGCAGATGGATGAGAATGAGCGTTCCTGCAGATTTACGTTATGTATCATCTTTACAGATAAACTGGAATGaaattttggattttgttgAAAAACTCACTCACAAAAATGACTATCGGAGAATTGGCCTATTAAACTTTAATGACAACGAGATTGACAATTGGAAGGAGCTCTTTCCAGATTCTGAGCAGGTTGTTCTGCATCTCAACTATGCGCCAAACAACGTAACATGGGAATCCTTGTATCCTGAATGGATAGACGAAGAACAAGAATCCGAAGTTCCTGCTTGTCCCTCTCTACCACAGATTCAAATTCCTGAAAGCTCACCGCTCGATCTGGTTGCTGTCAAGCTTCCCTGCAACAAGTCAGGCAGCTGGTCAAGAGACGTGGCTCGTTTGCACTTGCAGCTTGAAGCAGCAAGGCTGGCGGCCTTGTCCCAAGGATATCACCCGGTGCATGTACTTTTGGTGACCGACTGCTTTCCCATCCCAAATTTATTCACTTGCAAAGATCTTGTTAGACATGAAGGGAACGCATGGCTCTATGAACCGAAACTTAATACCTTGAGAGAGAAGTTACAGCTCCCTGTAGGATCATGTGAGCTTGCACTTCCTCTCAAGGCTAAAG ATTTTGACTCGAAAAGACCCAACCGAGAAGCATATGCAACGATCCTACACTCTGCAGATGTATATGTTTGTGGAGCCATTGCTGCAGCTCAAAGCATCCGTATGGCTGGTTCAACACGAGATCTTGTGATACTGGTCGATGAAACAATCACTCAGTATCATCGAGGCGGTCTGGCGGCTGCAGGGTGGAAGATCCACACAATCCAAAGAATCAGGAACCCTAAGGCTGAAGCAGAAGCTTACAACGAATGGAACTACAGCAAGTTCCGTCTTTGGCAGTTGACTGATTACGACAAGATCATTTTCATTGACGCCgacatgcttatactcaggaatATCGATTTCCTGTTTCAGATGCCAGAAATATCAGCCACAGGAAATAATGCTACTTTGTTCAACTCAGGTGTGATGGTTGTCGAACCCTCAAATTGTACATTCCAGCTGCTCATGGACCATATCAACGAAATTGTATCCTACAACGGTGGTGACCAGGGGTATCTGAATGAGGTATATACATGGTGGCACAGGATTCCGAAACACATGAACTTCTTGAAACATTTCTGGGAAGGTGATGAGCCGAAGATAAAGCAAATGAAAACGCACCTCTTTCAAGCTGACCCTCCAATGCTCTATGTCCTCCATTACCTTGGTAACAAACCGTGGCTTTGCTTCCGCGACTATGACTGCAATTGGAACGTGGATTTCATGCAGGAGTTTGCGAGTGATGTTGCGCATAAAACGTGGTGGAAAGTGCACGATGCTATGCCAGGAAACTTGCAAAAGTTCTGTTGGCTTCGGACAGAGCAAAAGGCGGGACTAGAGTGGGATCGGAGGCAAGCGGAGAAAGCAAATTACACCGATGGTCACTGGAAAATTAAGATCGAAGACAAGCGTTTGAAGACGTGCAACGAGGAGTTCTGCTCCTGGAAGAACATGTTACGGCACTGGGGTGAAAAAAATTGGACAGATAACGCAATTGTTACTCCCACACTGCCAGCACTCACTACTTGA
- the LOC126586129 gene encoding putative UDP-glucuronate:xylan alpha-glucuronosyltransferase 3 isoform X1, whose translation MRGHSPTTTPIEPRHRLSSPPYEDANKRRPQRNKVLKDIEKALHLHAQERILNCKPTLKLVLIVLVFGTFVTLFLSSAVYNTDHLSSSVSQLTSQRRWMRMSVPADLRYVSSLQINWNEILDFVEKLTHKNDYRRIGLLNFNDNEIDNWKELFPDSEQVVLHLNYAPNNVTWESLYPEWIDEEQESEVPACPSLPQIQIPESSPLDLVAVKLPCNKSGSWSRDVARLHLQLEAARLAALSQGYHPVHVLLVTDCFPIPNLFTCKDLVRHEGNAWLYEPKLNTLREKLQLPVGSCELALPLKAKEDFDSKRPNREAYATILHSADVYVCGAIAAAQSIRMAGSTRDLVILVDETITQYHRGGLAAAGWKIHTIQRIRNPKAEAEAYNEWNYSKFRLWQLTDYDKIIFIDADMLILRNIDFLFQMPEISATGNNATLFNSGVMVVEPSNCTFQLLMDHINEIVSYNGGDQGYLNEVYTWWHRIPKHMNFLKHFWEGDEPKIKQMKTHLFQADPPMLYVLHYLGNKPWLCFRDYDCNWNVDFMQEFASDVAHKTWWKVHDAMPGNLQKFCWLRTEQKAGLEWDRRQAEKANYTDGHWKIKIEDKRLKTCNEEFCSWKNMLRHWGEKNWTDNAIVTPTLPALTT comes from the exons ATGAGAGGTCACTCCCCTACTACTACTCCCATTGAACCCAGACACCGCCTTTCTTCACCACCTTA TGAAGACGCCAACAAAAGAAGGCCCCAGAGAAACAAAGTTCTTAAAGATATTGAAAAGGCCCTCCACCTTCATGCTCAAGAAAGAATCTTAAACTGCAAGCCTACCTTGAAACTGGTGTTGATCGTTCTCGTATTCGGGACTTTTGTGACGCTCTTCCTCTCTTCTGCTGTTTATAATACAGATCACCTCTCCAGCTCTGTATCTCA GCTAACTTCTCAACGCAGATGGATGAGAATGAGCGTTCCTGCAGATTTACGTTATGTATCATCTTTACAGATAAACTGGAATGaaattttggattttgttgAAAAACTCACTCACAAAAATGACTATCGGAGAATTGGCCTATTAAACTTTAATGACAACGAGATTGACAATTGGAAGGAGCTCTTTCCAGATTCTGAGCAGGTTGTTCTGCATCTCAACTATGCGCCAAACAACGTAACATGGGAATCCTTGTATCCTGAATGGATAGACGAAGAACAAGAATCCGAAGTTCCTGCTTGTCCCTCTCTACCACAGATTCAAATTCCTGAAAGCTCACCGCTCGATCTGGTTGCTGTCAAGCTTCCCTGCAACAAGTCAGGCAGCTGGTCAAGAGACGTGGCTCGTTTGCACTTGCAGCTTGAAGCAGCAAGGCTGGCGGCCTTGTCCCAAGGATATCACCCGGTGCATGTACTTTTGGTGACCGACTGCTTTCCCATCCCAAATTTATTCACTTGCAAAGATCTTGTTAGACATGAAGGGAACGCATGGCTCTATGAACCGAAACTTAATACCTTGAGAGAGAAGTTACAGCTCCCTGTAGGATCATGTGAGCTTGCACTTCCTCTCAAGGCTAAAG AAGATTTTGACTCGAAAAGACCCAACCGAGAAGCATATGCAACGATCCTACACTCTGCAGATGTATATGTTTGTGGAGCCATTGCTGCAGCTCAAAGCATCCGTATGGCTGGTTCAACACGAGATCTTGTGATACTGGTCGATGAAACAATCACTCAGTATCATCGAGGCGGTCTGGCGGCTGCAGGGTGGAAGATCCACACAATCCAAAGAATCAGGAACCCTAAGGCTGAAGCAGAAGCTTACAACGAATGGAACTACAGCAAGTTCCGTCTTTGGCAGTTGACTGATTACGACAAGATCATTTTCATTGACGCCgacatgcttatactcaggaatATCGATTTCCTGTTTCAGATGCCAGAAATATCAGCCACAGGAAATAATGCTACTTTGTTCAACTCAGGTGTGATGGTTGTCGAACCCTCAAATTGTACATTCCAGCTGCTCATGGACCATATCAACGAAATTGTATCCTACAACGGTGGTGACCAGGGGTATCTGAATGAGGTATATACATGGTGGCACAGGATTCCGAAACACATGAACTTCTTGAAACATTTCTGGGAAGGTGATGAGCCGAAGATAAAGCAAATGAAAACGCACCTCTTTCAAGCTGACCCTCCAATGCTCTATGTCCTCCATTACCTTGGTAACAAACCGTGGCTTTGCTTCCGCGACTATGACTGCAATTGGAACGTGGATTTCATGCAGGAGTTTGCGAGTGATGTTGCGCATAAAACGTGGTGGAAAGTGCACGATGCTATGCCAGGAAACTTGCAAAAGTTCTGTTGGCTTCGGACAGAGCAAAAGGCGGGACTAGAGTGGGATCGGAGGCAAGCGGAGAAAGCAAATTACACCGATGGTCACTGGAAAATTAAGATCGAAGACAAGCGTTTGAAGACGTGCAACGAGGAGTTCTGCTCCTGGAAGAACATGTTACGGCACTGGGGTGAAAAAAATTGGACAGATAACGCAATTGTTACTCCCACACTGCCAGCACTCACTACTTGA
- the LOC126586129 gene encoding putative UDP-glucuronate:xylan alpha-glucuronosyltransferase 3 isoform X3 gives MRMSVPADLRYVSSLQINWNEILDFVEKLTHKNDYRRIGLLNFNDNEIDNWKELFPDSEQVVLHLNYAPNNVTWESLYPEWIDEEQESEVPACPSLPQIQIPESSPLDLVAVKLPCNKSGSWSRDVARLHLQLEAARLAALSQGYHPVHVLLVTDCFPIPNLFTCKDLVRHEGNAWLYEPKLNTLREKLQLPVGSCELALPLKAKEDFDSKRPNREAYATILHSADVYVCGAIAAAQSIRMAGSTRDLVILVDETITQYHRGGLAAAGWKIHTIQRIRNPKAEAEAYNEWNYSKFRLWQLTDYDKIIFIDADMLILRNIDFLFQMPEISATGNNATLFNSGVMVVEPSNCTFQLLMDHINEIVSYNGGDQGYLNEVYTWWHRIPKHMNFLKHFWEGDEPKIKQMKTHLFQADPPMLYVLHYLGNKPWLCFRDYDCNWNVDFMQEFASDVAHKTWWKVHDAMPGNLQKFCWLRTEQKAGLEWDRRQAEKANYTDGHWKIKIEDKRLKTCNEEFCSWKNMLRHWGEKNWTDNAIVTPTLPALTT, from the exons ATGAGAATGAGCGTTCCTGCAGATTTACGTTATGTATCATCTTTACAGATAAACTGGAATGaaattttggattttgttgAAAAACTCACTCACAAAAATGACTATCGGAGAATTGGCCTATTAAACTTTAATGACAACGAGATTGACAATTGGAAGGAGCTCTTTCCAGATTCTGAGCAGGTTGTTCTGCATCTCAACTATGCGCCAAACAACGTAACATGGGAATCCTTGTATCCTGAATGGATAGACGAAGAACAAGAATCCGAAGTTCCTGCTTGTCCCTCTCTACCACAGATTCAAATTCCTGAAAGCTCACCGCTCGATCTGGTTGCTGTCAAGCTTCCCTGCAACAAGTCAGGCAGCTGGTCAAGAGACGTGGCTCGTTTGCACTTGCAGCTTGAAGCAGCAAGGCTGGCGGCCTTGTCCCAAGGATATCACCCGGTGCATGTACTTTTGGTGACCGACTGCTTTCCCATCCCAAATTTATTCACTTGCAAAGATCTTGTTAGACATGAAGGGAACGCATGGCTCTATGAACCGAAACTTAATACCTTGAGAGAGAAGTTACAGCTCCCTGTAGGATCATGTGAGCTTGCACTTCCTCTCAAGGCTAAAG AAGATTTTGACTCGAAAAGACCCAACCGAGAAGCATATGCAACGATCCTACACTCTGCAGATGTATATGTTTGTGGAGCCATTGCTGCAGCTCAAAGCATCCGTATGGCTGGTTCAACACGAGATCTTGTGATACTGGTCGATGAAACAATCACTCAGTATCATCGAGGCGGTCTGGCGGCTGCAGGGTGGAAGATCCACACAATCCAAAGAATCAGGAACCCTAAGGCTGAAGCAGAAGCTTACAACGAATGGAACTACAGCAAGTTCCGTCTTTGGCAGTTGACTGATTACGACAAGATCATTTTCATTGACGCCgacatgcttatactcaggaatATCGATTTCCTGTTTCAGATGCCAGAAATATCAGCCACAGGAAATAATGCTACTTTGTTCAACTCAGGTGTGATGGTTGTCGAACCCTCAAATTGTACATTCCAGCTGCTCATGGACCATATCAACGAAATTGTATCCTACAACGGTGGTGACCAGGGGTATCTGAATGAGGTATATACATGGTGGCACAGGATTCCGAAACACATGAACTTCTTGAAACATTTCTGGGAAGGTGATGAGCCGAAGATAAAGCAAATGAAAACGCACCTCTTTCAAGCTGACCCTCCAATGCTCTATGTCCTCCATTACCTTGGTAACAAACCGTGGCTTTGCTTCCGCGACTATGACTGCAATTGGAACGTGGATTTCATGCAGGAGTTTGCGAGTGATGTTGCGCATAAAACGTGGTGGAAAGTGCACGATGCTATGCCAGGAAACTTGCAAAAGTTCTGTTGGCTTCGGACAGAGCAAAAGGCGGGACTAGAGTGGGATCGGAGGCAAGCGGAGAAAGCAAATTACACCGATGGTCACTGGAAAATTAAGATCGAAGACAAGCGTTTGAAGACGTGCAACGAGGAGTTCTGCTCCTGGAAGAACATGTTACGGCACTGGGGTGAAAAAAATTGGACAGATAACGCAATTGTTACTCCCACACTGCCAGCACTCACTACTTGA